The Vanrija pseudolonga chromosome 1, complete sequence genomic sequence TCACATCTGCACGCGGCGTCGCCTACACCACTTCTCCCGGAGATGGAGGTCAATCTCCTCGCCTTCTCGTCACTCGTCGTTCATCCGCTAaaccgcacgccgccgtcgcactCGCCACCCACATTGCATCGACTCGCAGCCCTCACCGTCTAGGCCCCGACATGCCAGGAGGCCCAAGCACCGCGGCTGGCGGCCCAAGTGGTCCCAGCTCCTCGCGTCGGCCTTCTGCGGATGCCGAAgcagccgccggcaccggcctCCGTCGACTCAAGAGCCCCGCCGGAttgagcgagcgcgagcgcacaTCCCAAGGTCTCATGACTTGGTGGAAGGCCTTCTCCCAGCGTCAGGATAAGCCTTcccaccaccctcctcagcaacaacaacaaccacagCAGAGCTTCAAGAGCCCAGTACGCACCCAAGCACCACGAAAGGTGTTTGGAGCCCCTCTTTCAAAGGTGCTCGACTATGCCGGGCAACAGATCTCGGTCAACGCTCCCGACGGAACTTCATACATCTGGGGGTGAGTGCGACAAGAGGGCTTGCGTGCATGGGCGCGCGCATGAGCAGCTGCCCTCCCTCCTATGAATTGCGCAGCGCCCGCGCCCCATGTCCATGTCTTCTCTCTGCTTGATCCCCGCTGACCCATCTCTCTCAGCGAAGTCCCGATCGTCGTTGGCAAATGTGGAGGCTACCTCAAGCAGAAGACGGACATTGAAGGCCTGTTTCGCGTGTCTGGTTCTGAGAAGCGCATGCGCGACCTCCAGGCTACCTTTGATGAGGCCCCAACCGTGAGTCGGGCGCACGTTTCTGGTCATTGAGGTCACTGACGGCATTCTTCAGTACGGCGGGGACCTCGACTGGCCCAGCACGTCTTATAGCCCGCACGACATTGCCACGATATTCAGACGGTATCTCACACAGATGCCAGAACCTGTAATTCCTCATGCCTTTTACGACAAGGTGGGCAGCGTTGTTGGTAGCCAAAGGCTGACGGGCCAAGTTCCGAAACGCCTCTATACACGAACTCGCACACGACAAGAAGCTCAAAGAGTACAAGCGCATCGTCCGCCAGATGCCTAGACCCAACCGAGCACTTCTACTTTACGTTCTCGACCTTCTCGGGACAACTGCCCGCTCAGCTGACAAGAACCTCATGACGGCTGGTAGTATGTGTGCTCGTGTGACCAGCTTAGACTGGTTCTGACGCCTACAGATTTGGCAGTGATTTTCCAACCTGGTATTCTCCATCACCCAGAGCATGATCTGCGACCACGGGAGAATGCGTTATCAAAGGACGTTCTAGAGTTCCTGATAGAGGAGCAGCAGAGCATCGTGCTGAGCTTGACCGCCGTAAGTGTCGCTAGAGCGCCACCCGCAAGTCCCAATGCTCAAACGTGGCGTAGAATCTGGCTAGCAAGAAGCGAACGCAGAACAGGTCGTCAACAGCGACCTTGCCACAGGTGACTGTGCCCGAGGGAACGGGATCGGCTGCGCCAACGAACGAGTCTCAACACGACCCGTCGTCCATCCCCCTG encodes the following:
- the rga5 gene encoding Rho-GTPase-activating protein 5, with amino-acid sequence MVTARPSPTTAAVTSARGVAYTTSPGDGGQSPRLLVTRRSSAKPHAAVALATHIASTRSPHRLGPDMPGGPSTAAGGPSGPSSSRRPSADAEAAAGTGLRRLKSPAGLSERERTSQGLMTWWKAFSQRQDKPSHHPPQQQQQPQQSFKSPVRTQAPRKVFGAPLSKVLDYAGQQISVNAPDGTSYIWGEVPIVVGKCGGYLKQKTDIEGLFRVSGSEKRMRDLQATFDEAPTYGGDLDWPSTSYSPHDIATIFRRYLTQMPEPVIPHAFYDKFRNASIHELAHDKKLKEYKRIVRQMPRPNRALLLYVLDLLGTTARSADKNLMTAGNLAVIFQPGILHHPEHDLRPRENALSKDVLEFLIEEQQSIVLSLTANLASKKRTQNRSSTATLPQVTVPEGTGSAAPTNESQHDPSSIPLPDTPPSTDTASLPPVLVPAVTAPSATTLSPPTGSTVTMPVAEGIPATIPEDGPAPAPQPAEVLLTPPQEALGPAIAQPVAPRPKPVQRGDSGYMLPSDSDDEPPAGGYVMIESRGTSPRPPAAAAAAGAGVASVTASAVPSSTGSPLIPPERPPRSSRRERPAHLKPPAQTDSSKPSIELLDPSDSDEEAPAGGYVVFENNRPAPGGRRTPLGLNLARPRTTTPTSGTLANAHASSSASPLATGTDARTNSPKPEGGAMGLLRRRTLPTKRVSDFTARVRRAVREA